The following nucleotide sequence is from Brachyspira suanatina.
TGTTGACGGACATAATGAAAAAGAACTTGAAGAAGTATTTGCTAAAAAGGTATTCGGTAAACCTAAATGCGTAATTGCTAAAACAGTTAAAGGTAAAGGAGTTTCATTTATGGAAAATGCTGTAGGCTGGCATGGAAAAGCTCCTAATAAAGAAGAATATGAAAAAGCTATGGAAGAGTTGAACAAACTTGATTAATTAAAATTATAAACATTAAGGAATAAATATTATGGAAAAAAAAGCAATAAGAAATGCTTATGGTGAGGCTTTAAAACGTCTCGGAGAAATAAATAAAAATGTTGTAGTTTTAGATGCTGATTTATCCGGTTCTACTATGACAAAACTTTTTAAATCTGCTTTCCCTGATAGATTTTTCAATATGGGAATAGCTGAACAAAATATGATAGGCGCAGCTGCCGGACTTGCTATTGAAGGTAAAATACCTTTTGCATCTACTTTCGCTATGTTTGGTGCAGGAAGAGCTTTTGAAATTATTAGAAACTCTATTTGTTATCCTAAATTAAATGTTAAAGTGGCAGTTACTCATGCTGGTATATCAGTTGGAGAAGATGGGGCAAGCCATCAAAGTATTGAAGATATATCTTTAATGCGTTCTATACCAAATATGACTGTAATTGTTCCTTGTGATGCTGTTGAGGCTGAAAAGGCTGTATTTGCTGCAGCTGAATTTGACGGACCATGTTATTTAAGAATGGCAAGACCTGCTACTAATATAATAACAAATCAAGATACTCCATTCAAAATTGGAAAAGCTAATGTATTAAGAGAAGGTAAAGATGTATGTATATTTGCATGCGGAATAGTTGTAGCAGAAGCTTTAGAAGCAGCTCAAATGGCTGAAAAAGATGGTATATCTGTAACAGTTGTTGATATTCATACTATAAAGCCTATAGACAGAGAAATCATTGTAGAAATGGCCAAGAAACATAAAAAACTTATTAGTGTTGAAGAGCATTCTATAATAGGAGGACTTGGTTCTGCTATATCAGAAGTTTTGACAGACGAATATCCTGCTAATCTTATAAGGATTGGAATGAAAGATACTTTCGGCGAATCAGGAACAGTTGAAGAACTTATTTGTAAATATGGTCTTGATGCTAAATCTATTTATAATATAGTTAAATAATTAATAAATTGATTATAATAAAAAAAAGGAGAGTATTAAAATTACTCTCCTTTTTATATATTAAATATATTACACAATATTATTTTAAATTGAATTTAAACATTTCTTTCAATTTATTTCTGCATCCGCCGCATTCTGTACCAGCTTTAGTATGTTTTACGAGTTCTTTTAGTGTTTTTATGCCATGTTCTTTTTCTAAATATTTTATTTCCTCAATGGAAAGCTCTTTACATTTGCATATAAAATCATTATTTGACAATTTAGATATCTCCGATTTTATTATTGATTTTTTATACTTAATATTTTTCCTGTTTTTTTGTATTCTTCCAATAAATCTTTGATATCTCCTCTGCAGCTCCAGCATGTAATTCCTGCTTTTGTATGATGCATAACTTCTTCAAGTGTAGTATAGTTATTTTCTTTAATTGCATCAATAACTTCTTTATATTTTATATTTTTACAAAAGCATATAGTGCTATTTAAATTCTTTTCAAACATAAATTTTCTCCCATATTAATAATTGATTTATTTTAACAATATTAGTAAATAAAATCAATACATCTTTATTAGTATAATTTCATATTTTAAAGAATTTATCGAAAGCAAACCATAATTGTAATGTTATTATACCATATAGTATTAAACCTAATCCAAGTACAACGCTAACATAAACAGCACCAAGTATAGGATTGAAAGTTAAAATTATTCCTGCGATCAAAGTAAGTATTCCGCTGAACATAGAAAGTCCCCATTGATTATATCCAAACTTTTTAAGTTCAATAGAAGAAGATATTGCTACAACACCTCTTACTATTACAAAGAAAGCAGCCATATAAGGTACAAATGCACCGCTTATTTGTAGATTAGAAATAATTATAATACCGCATATTGTTGATACTATACCATCTAATAAAATTAAAGTAGAACCTGATTTATCTCTTAAACTAAAGTAATAGAATATAGCACTTATTCCAGAGAATATTGTTAAAAATCCTATTATATAAGCTAACATTAAAACAGTTTCTATTGGATTAAATAATGTAGCTATTCCTGATATTATTAATAGAATGCCAAAAATGAGCCATAGAACTCTTCCTAATTTTCCCATATAAAAAACTCCTTTATTTTATAAATATTAATTTATATATGATAATAAAATGTATAAAAAAATCAATATAAAAATCTGCAGTATTTTTAAATTAATTTTTTATTGAAATTATTTTAATGTTAATTGTTCCGATAATATTTGCAAATGGATAATAATGAAGAATTAGAAATAGTGCATACACCTGTTATGCTTAAAGAAGTTTTGAGTTTCATACCAGAGAATGCCAAAATTGCTGTTGATGCCACATTAGGTGAGGGCGGACATACTAAGGCAATGCTTGATTTAAATCTTGAAGTTCATAGTTTTGAAAGAGATTCAGCCATTCTTGAAATAGCTAAAAAAAGACTTAAAAATTATGATAAATTCCATTACTATAATAATACTTATGATAAAATGATGGAAGAGCTTGATGATAGTATAATTGGAAATGTTAATTTTATGCTTTATGATTTGGGTGTGTCTTTATTTCATTTCAAAAAAGCTGAAAGAGGTTTTTCTTTTAAAGATAATGTAAGACTTGATATGAGGCTTGGACTAAATGAAAAAAGTGCTTATGATGTTATAAATGGATATAGTGAAGAAGAGTTGGAAAGAATATTTAGAGATTACGGAGAAATTAACAATGCCAGAAAAATGGCAAATATTATAATAAAAGAGCGAAATAGAAGAAAAATAGAGACTTCAAGAGAATTAGAAAATATAATATTTCATAATACTGATAAAGCTCAAAGATATGGCAAAATTCACCCTGCAACTTTAGTTTTTCAGGCTATAAGAATAGAAGTTAATGATGAGCTTAATATACTTGAAAAATCAATAATGAATATACCTTCTATACTCAAAGAAAATGGAGTAGTTGTTGTGATGAGCTATCATTCTTTAGAGGATAGAATAATAAAAAGATTTTTTAAAGAAAATGAGAAAACTAAGAATAAAGACGGTATATTTAAACTTCTAAATAATAAAGTTAAACTTCCGACAAATGAAGAAATAAAATCTAATCCTGCAAGCAGAAGTGCTAAGATGAGAATAGCTCAAAAGGTATAATGTGGAGATAAAAACATGAATGATAAGAATCAAAATATGGATAAAAAAGAAAGGAAAACTTATTCTATAGGTTCTCTTTTTATAGTAATAATATTATTTGTAATAGTTATAAGTATTTTTACCTTTGCAAGAAATGTTAAAGCTAATGAAATAGTTGTAGAATTATCAAAATTAGATAATGAAATAGAACGTTTGGAAAAAGAGGTTAAGGTACTTAGTGCTGAGGAAGCAGAATACTCATCTCCTAATAGGTTCATAGAAACAGCTATAATAAACGGATTTACTTCTGTAAGCGGCGATAAAAATGATATACTTTATCTAAAAATAGAAGATCAAAATAATAATCAATAATTATTTGTATTATCAGTTTTCTTTTTTTCTATTTGTGCTATTAATGCTTTATCTAATTCTTTAGCACTATTATATCCCATCTGCTTTAATCTGTAATTTTTAGCAGCGGTTTCTATAAGTATGCATACATTTCTTCCAGAACGAACAGGTATTTTTTGATAAGGTACTTCTGTATTTAATATACTGTAAGTTTTATCAAATAATCCCATTCTATCGTATTGTTCATCATCTTTCCAATGTTCAAGTTCTATTATTAAATCAAGCCTTTTTTTATCTCTTATAGCACTCATACCTGAAAGTCTGCTTATATCAACTACTCCTATTCCGCGTACTTCCATATTATGTTTTATATATTCGTTTTTTCTTCCAATTATTCTGCCATCTTTTAATTTTTTAAATTCAACTATATCATCTGATATGAGTCTATGACCTTTTGATATAAGTTCTAAAGTAGCTTCACTCTTTCCAACACCGCTTTTACCTAAAATTAAAACTCCTACTCCAAAGACTTCTACTAATCCTCCATGTATAGTGAAAGATTCAACGAATTCTTCTTCTATTAAGGCTTCTATTCCTCTAATCATATCGGATGTTTTTAATTCGCTTATTATTACGCAAATATTATTTTTTTTAGCTATTTCTATAAATGATTCAGGAGGATTTATATTGTAAGTGAATATGCATATAGGTATTTTATAACTAAGCATTTCTTCAAATACATCTATTTTATTTTCTTCATCTAAAGTGATAATATAATTAGCCTCACCTTTTCCTAATATTTGTATTCTTTGATAGGCAAAGTCTTTGAAATATTTGAATAATGCCATACCAGGTCTATTTATATCATAACCTAGTATGTCATTTTCCATTCCTATAAGACCTGTTAAACGTCTTATTTTTAGAGTATTATTTTTTAATTCATTAAGTTCTAAGAATTTAGATACGCTTATTTTAGGCATTATATTTTCATTTCCTCTTTAGCAATGAGTTCCATAATCTCTTCAGGTTTTTCAACATTTATCAGTTTTTCTAAGAAATGAGGATTGTCTCTTAATATTTTAGCTATTGCAGTAAGTACTTTTAAATTCTCGCTTGCTGAAGTTTTTGGTGCTAGAAGCATAAAGACCGCAAATACTTTTTTCTTATCTACAGATTTATAATTTATTCCGTTTTTAATGGTTGCTACACTAAGCACAATACTTTTTACGGCATCTGTTTTAGCATGAGGTATTGCTATACCATTTCCAACACCCGTACTCATTAATTGCTCTCTAGCCATAATAGCATGTTCAGCATCGTTTTTATTGAGAAGTAATTTACATTCATCTAATCGCTCAACCATTTTAGAGAGAAGACGCTCTTTCTCGGTTTCCTGAACATCTATCATTATAGAATCTTTATTTATGTAATCTATTAAACTCATTATCAAACCCTCCAAAATGGTTAATTATATAATAAATAAATTAAATATCAAACATTCTTATTAGAACAAATGAATTATCAGATTCTTTATATAAAGCCTCTGCTTGTTCTGTTATGCTGCTTATATAAACAACAAATTTTTTATCAGTGTTTTCTGTAAGATAATTTACAGCTTCACTTACATTATATTCTTTTATCAAATAGTTTTCGCTTTTACTTGCATCTATATGATTATCAGGAGTTACACTTACTTCATCGATGTTCCAATATTCTTCATCTTTATTGTATATTTCAAGTACTTTATTGTCATTGCCTTTAAACAAGAATACAGGGAATTTTCCTATTTTTATGCTGAATAAATCTTCACCCTGTTTAATAGGTAAATAAGCCATATAAGGTTTTTTATCGCTATTAAAGTGTAATACAGCATCAAGCTCATCTAAAGGTTTTTCGTATATTCCTACAGAATTGATTGAATAAGCATCATCATCATCTTCTGCCTGTACTGATTTATCTACAACAGCTCTTTGACTTCTGTCTATATTTCTTTCTTTTGATTTTCTTATTTCTCTTTCTATCTTTTGAAACATAGCATCTATTGCTACATATAAATCTTTTTCTTTTTCTTTATCATGAAATACTTTTTTACCAAAAGCTATAGTGCCTTGTACAGTATATTCACCATGCATATAGTCGCAGATAATATTGGCGTCTATTATTCTATCAGCATGTATTTTGATATTTTGCATCTTATTTGCTATATGTTCCCTAACATTTTTAGTGATTCTTACGTTCTTTCCAATGATATTTTGATGCATAAAATCTCCTTTTGTTTTATCTGTTTCTTGATGAAAAAATATTCATACTTTTTCTATATTTAGCTACGGTTCTTCTTGAAATATCAATACCTTCGCTTTTAAGTATGAGTCTGATTTTTTCATCACTTAGTTTTGCCTGAGAGTTTTCTATAATTCTTTTTATAATTTCTTTAACGCCTCTAGAACCAAGCCCGCCATTTACAGCCCTAGAGAAAAAATATTTTATAGAAAATGTACCCCAAACAGTGTTAAGATACTTGCCATTAGCTATTCTACTTATAGTGGATTCGCTTAAATTCACCTCCAAAGACATATCTTTTAAAGTTAATGGCTTCATAAACTCTTTTCCATACTCAAAGAAATTTATCTGAAATTTAAGCAAAGCTTCGCCTATTTTTAATAAAGTTTTTTTCCTATCATTAGATGCATTTATAAGGCTTTCAGCTTCTTTCTTTTTTTCTTTTAAAAAGTTTATGTTATCTTTACTTTCCTCTCTATCTAATAGTTTAATATATTTTTTGCTAATTTTCAAGTGGGGGATAAAAGTTTCATCTGTTTTTACTATCCAATGATCATTTTCTTTAAAAATAAATAGTTCAGGTACTATATACTTAACAGCTGATGTATCATATTCTCTGGCAGGGTAGGGTTCTAATGTTTGTATTAATCTTAAGGCTTTTAATACTGTATTAACTTCGATATTTAAATTTAAAGCTATTTTATCATAATTCTTTTTTGATAATTCATCTAAATAATTTTCTACAATATTTATTGCTGTATCATATATCTCTTTATCTTCAGTTTCTTTTTTTTTCATCTTTAATTGTATGGAAAGACATTCGTTAATGTTTTTAGCGGCAACTCCGTAAGGATCAAATGTTTTTATTATAGAAATTATTTTATCTATTTGCTTTATATCAGCATTTAGTATATTTGATATCTCATCACTTTCAATAGTTAAATATCCGTCTTCATTTATAAAACTGCATATTTGTTCTGCAAGCTCTATTTCTTTTTTATCATCAAAGGTAATATCTATTTGGCTTTTTAAATGAGAAAATAAACTTTCTTTATTATTTTCTACTGTGTTTTCTATTATAGAATTAATATCGCTTGATGCCGATGAAGAAGACTTTGAATAATTATCATTAAAGTCATATTCCAAAAATGGATTTTCTTCCATTGCTTTTTGTATTTTTTCTTTAAGCTCTATAGCAGGCAATGCTATAACATCAAGCCATACTCTAGTTTGATAATTGAGTCTTAAATCATTTTTTATTGCAGTTCTTATAGAAGTATTTGCTGATAAAGAATTATTAATCATAAAAACCTAAAGATAAATAATAAATCATTGTACTGATAAATCTTCTTTCTATATCAAAAGGAGAAATCACTCTTCCGAATTTATTATATTTTTCTAATTCATAAAATTTTATACTATCTATTATCATGTCTTCATCAGATATACTGCAGTTAATTTCGCATATTATTTTTAAAACATTATCTGCCATATAGTAAGATACATATTCATCATAATATTCTGTTTTCATATCCAATTCTTTAGATAATTTTTCCATATATTCTAATGATAATTTTTGACCTTTTAGAGAGATTATAGAATCATTTTCAACATCATTATCTTTTAATATATATCTTTTTATTTTTATTTGTTCTACAGGCTGATTTATTTCATAGAGCTCTAATTGATAAGTCCAAATTTTCTGATAATCTTCATCATTATCAATAGGGTGATATAAACTTATATAATATTTTATATTTTTAGGAAGCTCATATAAATCTTCATCTATTGAAATTAAAGAACCGTCTTCCATATATCTGAAGCATTCTATTAGATTATTATCTTCATCATATACTCCCCAAACAAATGCAAGAGTAAAATATTGCATTACAGGATTCTCTACAAATACTTCAAAGAAAGTTTCATAATCCCATTTTCTGCCGTTAAACATTACTTTTCTAAGTTTATCTGTTTGATATGATATAATAGCTTTTAATGAATTTCTTATATATATTAAATCTTTTTTAGCTTCTGCTACTACTCTTTCATCATCACCTTCTATAGCATCCGGAAGTTCTTTTAATATTTTATGATTTTCATTATCTATTATTTCTAAATAGGAATCGCTTAATAATTGAAGAGTTAATTTTTGTTTGCCGTAATTGATTACTTTATTTCTTTCAACATTGAATCCTAAATTAGGAAGAACTTTATCGAATAAATTATCAATAGGTATATTCAAACATTCAGCAGCTTTTTCAAAAGAACCTATTGCAGAATTTTTTACTATTTTATTATTAGATGTATATATAATATTATTTATTATCATTAAGGCAAATTTTTCACCATTCATTGCTATTGCAGGTATTATATATGCTGCCAGAGATGATTGAAAATTCTCCTGCCAATATTCTATCTTATCATATAAATTAACTATCTGACTATAATCAGCATAAATACAATAAGGCAGAATAATATTTTTTTTGCTTTCATCGCAATTATTATCATTCCAATATTTATATATATTTTCAAATGTATTTCTTATAGAATTCATATCAAATAAATCTATCATTCTGTCTATATCTTTTATTCTATAAGGTTCTTTTAGAAGCATATATTCTAATAGTATATATTTTATAATTTTTACAGGAACTTTAGTATTTTTATCATTTCTTAAAACAGCATTAGATATTAAAGATTCATCTATAAAGTCAATTAGATATTCGTAATTTTCTTCATAATAATCATCTATATACTGATTTATATCATCCAAAGTTTTAAATTTAAATCCTTTTCTTCTGTAATTCCATTTTTTTATTATCTTTTTTAATTCAAACTGCACATCCTCTCTATATGCATGTATGCTGTTTTCAACATAAGCTCTGGAATTATATTCATCTTCTTCTATTAAGTTTAAAGCACACTTTATAATTTCTTTATTTTTTAAATGAAGTACATAGCAAATTGCAGAATAGTTTGTGAATCCTGCTTTATCTTTTTTATATAGAAGTTCTAAGAAATCTATTAAAGCATAACTCTTATATGAAGCTGCTTTCAAAAATGTTTTATCATGAAACATTTCTACTGTATAATCAGAATTTTTATTAACTAGTTGTAATATATATTTTGTGCTGAAAATATAAATAGGGTAGGTATATAGATATGTTATTATTAAGTCTTTTAAATCTAAATCATACCCTTGCAAATAATCTAATATCTCTTTTAATTTAATATTATAAAATTCTTTTCTATCTTTAATCATTAATGGTATAGCTAAATTATACGGCAATGATTTTAATAAAGCTCGAACAACTTTTCTTGCTTTTTCATTATAATCATACATAAGGACTATTATTTTTGTTGTAAATATTAATGTACTGCTGAGATTAACAGATAAATCATATTTATCTATAATTTTGTTTTCCAATAATTCAAATATATTTTCAGATTTTATATCGTATATTTTTTCTAATTCTTTTTTTATATTTTCTATGAAATAATCTATGCTATTATCAAGCACTGCAGCATCAGCATTATTATCTTTAGCATTCAAAAGAACACAATTTAATACAGCCTTTATCTCTATAATATATGGTATATCAACTTCTTTTAATATATTATAAAGTTTATAAAATGATTCTTTATCATTGTTGTATAGATTTTTTATCCCTTCAAATACTTTATTTGAATTTGTTGATAAATTTGTATCTAAATATTTTATAAGAAATATTAAATATTTTGGTATATTAAAATCAGTAAGATCATGTATGAATTCATCAAAACTCTTATTTTCAAATTTTTCGCTGTAATTTTTCCTAGTTAAGAAAAATAATTTTATCATATATGCTAAGTTTATAAATAAATATTTATTTTCATTTAACATGTCATTTTCTATTAATTCTATGAATCTTTTTGATATATTATTATCTATATTTACAATAACAAAAAGCGAAAGTATAGAATCTAAGTAATTTACTTTTTTTGAATATTCTAATATTAAAGATATTTTATTGTAATCTCCAAGATATATCTTTATAGTTAAAGCCATCAAAGCTATTAATATATTATCTCCGTATTCTTCAATAATATCATATATATTTGATGAGCATATATTATCTATATATTCTTCTGTTTCTTTTGGGAAATATTTTTTTGCATAGTAATAATATATAAGAATGTTAATTTTAGCATTCATTATTTCATTTGATATATGATTTGTATTGTATGTATATTTTTTGTATTCTCTATTCCAATCATTAATTTTTTTTGTAGATACACATTTTAAGAATGCTTCTTTGATGTTCATACCGGATATTATATTAATAATAAGCATTTCAAAAATATATATATTTTCTATTTTTTGCATAGATATAACTTTAAATAATCTAATTAAACTTTCATTTTGCTTATCATTGATATATAGATCTAATAGATTTGAATATATTGAACGATTATTTGAAATAGTCAGGTTTATTTCTTCCGTATCGAAATTTATATTATCATTTTCATTATTGACATATTTTTTTATATTGTCTATATATGGATGATTTTTAAAAATATCATCTATATAACTGTCTATAATACTCATAAGAAATAACCCTAAAAAGATAATAGATACTATACCATATTTTGAAAAAAAAATGAATAATAAAAATATAATAAATTAGTCTATTATGAATATAACCTTACAGTTTTTTATAGCATTTTTTAGGTTAGGGCTGCTCATAATTATACTTGCATCCTCATTTCCTATAACTAAATCGCTTGCAAATCTTCCTCTTGATCTCCATGCTACAATGTTATATGGTTTTTTTCCTATTGTATTTGTAATATTTTGATTTGTAAGAAAAGAATTTGTAGAATATGTAATATATCCATTTGTAGAAGCAATGTTTTTATTTATATAAGCTAAACTATATATTTCATTACCATCTTCATCATATACTGTAGGAAATAATGAAGGTATGAAACCAATATTTCTTGCATCTATAACAAGACTATCATAATCTGTGCCAGCATCAAAATATGTTACTATAGGTTCAGGTTTATATATATGTATATTGTTTATCAAATCTGACATAAGATTATTTGTTATTATATCTAATGCCATAAGTACTTTAACGCTTGTTCTTGTAGGGTATGATATACCAACTAATCTAGCATTATTTATAGAATTTACTACTTTTTCTTTTAATAATCTATTTTCTTCTATTATACTGTATATATTATCTTCACTGTCTATAGGTATATTTCCCAATGTGTCGTATAAAGTTTTCATAGTTTCTTCTTCAGCCTGCTGCTGCAATATTAATAATGCTTCAGGGTGTAAGCGAGTATCTGTAACAAAATCGGCTGTTGCATCCGCATATATTGTATATGTAGTATAGTCAACTCTTCCTTCACCTATATTAACTAATATATTATTATTAGTTAAAGATAGATATTGCGGAAAAAGAAGCATATTTATAGTAATAAATAGTAAAATAACCTTGATATTCATATAAACTCCAATATACTGTAAATATTCTCGGTTTATAAAAAAAATACTTAAAGGTATTTTTTATAAGTTATCTTCTTTTTTCTAATTTTTGCAGATAATTTGATACATTTATATAGCCATTATATTTCATAACTTCATAAGGCTTTAAACCTATTGAGTTAACGTCTGTATAATTCATATCATTATAAATAAGATATCTTGCTATATCTATTTTTGTGGCATAAAACATAGCATTCTGCCCCCAATCATCTTTTTCATTAATATCAACTTTCAAATCTTCTACTAAATATTTTATTAATAAAAGATGCTCATTTTCAACAGCATACATAAGAATAGTTTTTCCTAGTATATCTCTTTTACTAATATCAGCACCATTTTTTATAAGAAGTTTTACTGAATATAAATCTCCGTACTCGCATGCATAATGAAGTGCTGTTTTACCATTATTATCAGCAATATTTACATCAGCATTGTTATTAATAAGAAGATTCATTATATATGGATAATGTGCGGAAAGTATTAAAGCATTTTCTCCATTATTATTAGTTATAGATATATCAGCTTTTTTTTCTACCAAATAATCAGCCAAATCATAATATCCTATGGCTACAGCTTCCATAAGAAGAGTATTGCCGTTTTTATTTACAGCATTAATATCTCCGTTATTATCTAAATATTTATCTATTCTTTCTATAATATCAGATAATTCATTTTTATGATTTATGTAATCAAATATAGTAGGCTTTTTTGGGATATTCGAATATTCTATATTTTCATAAGTTTCATAATCGGCAGCATCTATTATATTGTCGAATGAATTAGGCATCAGACATTTGCATATTATTAACACTAAAATAAAATATTTCTTCAATAGCAAACTCCTATTTATTAATAAAAATTATTTTAATTATTTTCAATTTTTTCTAATTCGCTAAGCATAAACTCCAAATCAGCTATAACTTTATCCTCTTCTTTTTGATTCCTTAAAATATAAGCAGGGTGATAAGTTGCTATTACAGGCACATCTTTTCCATTATTATTGTAATAATGCACTTTATTTCTAGCTTTTCCGAATGGGGTTTTTAAATCAAAATCTATTAAATTACCGAATCCATGACGTCCTAATGCACATATTATTTTAGGATTAAGTATTTTTAACTGATTTACAAAATAATCTCTGCAATTAGCTTTTTCTTCAGGCAAAGGATCTCTGTTTTCAGGAGGACGGCATTTCAAAGCATTCATAATATAATATTTTTTATTATTGATATTCATTCTTTCAATCCATTTATCCAATAATTTTCCGCCTCTTCCTACAAATGGAAGTCCTTGTTTATCCTCGTCAGCTCCAGGTGCCTCTCCGACAAATACTATATCAGGTTCTTCATATCCTCTTCCGAATACTACATTTAATCTGCTATTACATAAAGCCTCGCATTTCATACATTTTTCAACTTCGCTATATATTTTTTTTAATTCTTCATTCTTTATTTCTTTCATTGATTCTATGCCTTTATCATTAATATCTTTTTCTTCTTTTTTTACTGCTTTCACTGCTTTTTTTGGATTTCTTAATATTATTTTTTTATTATGCTGAGAGCAAACTACATTTGAGAATTTTATTTTATTCTGCTGTAAAAAATAGCTTTCCATTTTATTCATATTAATAAATCCTAAATATCATTTTTAAAACATTATTTGTATTATACAATAAAATGGAATTTATTAAAAATTTTTTATTTATTAATTAACTTATAGACTGATTATGTAGATATGACTAAAGATTTTTTATTTTTATTATAGGTTTTCTATTTCTTGTATACTTAAGCCTGTTAATTCACTGATAAGATTTAAATCCATATCTCTATCTTTCATATTCTTTGCCATAAATATTGCTTTATTTTTTTCTTCTTGTTCTATTCCTTTTTCAAGACCTTCTTTAAGACCTTCTTCTCTGCCTTTTATTCTTTCTTCATTTAATGCCAATATATCAAAATAATTCTTCTCATATTCCGCATAATTTTCAAATAAATCTTTTGTATTTACAAATTTATTATATTCATCATAAACTTCTTTCATTATAGGATTTT
It contains:
- the rpoN gene encoding RNA polymerase factor sigma-54; this encodes MINNSLSANTSIRTAIKNDLRLNYQTRVWLDVIALPAIELKEKIQKAMEENPFLEYDFNDNYSKSSSSASSDINSIIENTVENNKESLFSHLKSQIDITFDDKKEIELAEQICSFINEDGYLTIESDEISNILNADIKQIDKIISIIKTFDPYGVAAKNINECLSIQLKMKKKETEDKEIYDTAINIVENYLDELSKKNYDKIALNLNIEVNTVLKALRLIQTLEPYPAREYDTSAVKYIVPELFIFKENDHWIVKTDETFIPHLKISKKYIKLLDREESKDNINFLKEKKKEAESLINASNDRKKTLLKIGEALLKFQINFFEYGKEFMKPLTLKDMSLEVNLSESTISRIANGKYLNTVWGTFSIKYFFSRAVNGGLGSRGVKEIIKRIIENSQAKLSDEKIRLILKSEGIDISRRTVAKYRKSMNIFSSRNR
- a CDS encoding DUF4132 domain-containing protein, whose amino-acid sequence is MSIIDSYIDDIFKNHPYIDNIKKYVNNENDNINFDTEEINLTISNNRSIYSNLLDLYINDKQNESLIRLFKVISMQKIENIYIFEMLIINIISGMNIKEAFLKCVSTKKINDWNREYKKYTYNTNHISNEIMNAKINILIYYYYAKKYFPKETEEYIDNICSSNIYDIIEEYGDNILIALMALTIKIYLGDYNKISLILEYSKKVNYLDSILSLFVIVNIDNNISKRFIELIENDMLNENKYLFINLAYMIKLFFLTRKNYSEKFENKSFDEFIHDLTDFNIPKYLIFLIKYLDTNLSTNSNKVFEGIKNLYNNDKESFYKLYNILKEVDIPYIIEIKAVLNCVLLNAKDNNADAAVLDNSIDYFIENIKKELEKIYDIKSENIFELLENKIIDKYDLSVNLSSTLIFTTKIIVLMYDYNEKARKVVRALLKSLPYNLAIPLMIKDRKEFYNIKLKEILDYLQGYDLDLKDLIITYLYTYPIYIFSTKYILQLVNKNSDYTVEMFHDKTFLKAASYKSYALIDFLELLYKKDKAGFTNYSAICYVLHLKNKEIIKCALNLIEEDEYNSRAYVENSIHAYREDVQFELKKIIKKWNYRRKGFKFKTLDDINQYIDDYYEENYEYLIDFIDESLISNAVLRNDKNTKVPVKIIKYILLEYMLLKEPYRIKDIDRMIDLFDMNSIRNTFENIYKYWNDNNCDESKKNIILPYCIYADYSQIVNLYDKIEYWQENFQSSLAAYIIPAIAMNGEKFALMIINNIIYTSNNKIVKNSAIGSFEKAAECLNIPIDNLFDKVLPNLGFNVERNKVINYGKQKLTLQLLSDSYLEIIDNENHKILKELPDAIEGDDERVVAEAKKDLIYIRNSLKAIISYQTDKLRKVMFNGRKWDYETFFEVFVENPVMQYFTLAFVWGVYDEDNNLIECFRYMEDGSLISIDEDLYELPKNIKYYISLYHPIDNDEDYQKIWTYQLELYEINQPVEQIKIKRYILKDNDVENDSIISLKGQKLSLEYMEKLSKELDMKTEYYDEYVSYYMADNVLKIICEINCSISDEDMIIDSIKFYELEKYNKFGRVISPFDIERRFISTMIYYLSLGFYD
- a CDS encoding ankyrin repeat domain-containing protein produces the protein MPNSFDNIIDAADYETYENIEYSNIPKKPTIFDYINHKNELSDIIERIDKYLDNNGDINAVNKNGNTLLMEAVAIGYYDLADYLVEKKADISITNNNGENALILSAHYPYIMNLLINNNADVNIADNNGKTALHYACEYGDLYSVKLLIKNGADISKRDILGKTILMYAVENEHLLLIKYLVEDLKVDINEKDDWGQNAMFYATKIDIARYLIYNDMNYTDVNSIGLKPYEVMKYNGYINVSNYLQKLEKRR
- a CDS encoding uracil-DNA glycosylase yields the protein MNKMESYFLQQNKIKFSNVVCSQHNKKIILRNPKKAVKAVKKEEKDINDKGIESMKEIKNEELKKIYSEVEKCMKCEALCNSRLNVVFGRGYEEPDIVFVGEAPGADEDKQGLPFVGRGGKLLDKWIERMNINNKKYYIMNALKCRPPENRDPLPEEKANCRDYFVNQLKILNPKIICALGRHGFGNLIDFDLKTPFGKARNKVHYYNNNGKDVPVIATYHPAYILRNQKEEDKVIADLEFMLSELEKIENN